In Humulus lupulus chromosome 7, drHumLupu1.1, whole genome shotgun sequence, the following are encoded in one genomic region:
- the LOC133791611 gene encoding uncharacterized protein LOC133791611 — translation MGVERKGMKNKISRSKDLGGWVGKKRQKIYDNSLSPNRIRSKWLLDRARRYRSPMKSLESSSSMFESRTRHCLHSESYCSFCKEYENHVCVDEVDRDVPIPPWSFVIPDEDGDAMTINIPSDVNKGNLQILDHVKCVGVAKVNALLTMVVGLQNILVTKILKSRDRLNSSNNIIHQLRRRLVDISYLIS, via the exons ATGGGAGTAGAGAGGAAGGGGATGAAGAATAAAATAAGTAGATCTAAGGATTTAGGAGgatgggttggaaagaagagACAAAAAATTTATGATAACTCATTGTCTCCTAATCGAATCAGGTCCAAATGGCTTTTAGATCGCGCTCGTCGGTAtagatctcctatgaaaagtttgGAGTCATCCTCTTCAATGTTCGAAAGTAGAACTCGACATTGTCTTCATAGtgagtcttattgttctttttgtaag gaatatgaaaaccatgtatgtgtagatgaggtagaccgtgatgttcctatcccaccatggagttttgtcatacctgatgaagatggtgatgcaatgaccattaatataccatcagatgtaaacaaagggaaccttcaaattcTAGACCATGTCAAAtgt GTTGGGGTGGCAAAAGTAAATGCTTTGCTCACAATGGTTGttggtttgcaaaatattttggttacaaaGATCCTTAAATCTAGAGATAGGTTAAATAGTTCAAATAATATTATCCATCAACTTCGTCGTCGTCTGGTTGATATATCTTatttaatttcataa